A window of Coriobacteriia bacterium contains these coding sequences:
- a CDS encoding flavin reductase → MEASMRTEGPSFAQLFRQISPEEIADNVFKLVGSDLYVVTAGTREHYNSMAASGGGLGVHLMKPTTWCTLRADRYTLELLEESLAYTVSYFPDDHKPDLFAFGKESGRDGRKMAETELTALQTPSGSMTFEQARMVIDCRLMEITTPAYDDFRTPEARAFVEESFKKPEAQRKLVFGEITQVWVKR, encoded by the coding sequence GTGGAAGCAAGCATGCGCACCGAGGGGCCGAGCTTCGCGCAGCTGTTCAGGCAGATCTCCCCCGAGGAGATAGCCGACAACGTCTTCAAGCTGGTGGGCAGCGACTTATACGTCGTCACGGCAGGCACCCGCGAGCACTACAACTCCATGGCAGCAAGTGGGGGTGGGTTGGGAGTCCACCTGATGAAGCCCACGACCTGGTGCACGCTTCGGGCCGACCGCTACACCCTTGAGTTGCTAGAGGAGTCTCTGGCGTACACCGTGTCCTACTTCCCTGACGACCACAAACCCGACCTGTTTGCGTTCGGAAAGGAGTCGGGGAGGGATGGTCGGAAGATGGCGGAGACCGAGCTAACTGCTCTTCAGACGCCCTCGGGAAGCATGACCTTCGAGCAGGCGCGCATGGTCATAGACTGCCGACTCATGGAGATCACGACTCCTGCGTACGACGATTTCCGGACACCCGAGGCTCGCGCCTTCGTGGAGGAGTCCTTCAAGAAGCCCGAAGCCCAACGCAAGTTGGTGTTCGGTGAGATCACTCAGGTCTGGGTGAAACGCTAG
- a CDS encoding PAS domain S-box protein — MHARDEEQLLSQVCDAIVNTGGYPFVWVGYAEQDASRTVRPMAVAGARREDAEALGVTWSDTECGRGPTGAAIRMGRPVITRDIAGDQVFDPWREAVVKFGVASSIALPLSARGQVFGALTIYATHVDAFDAAEVALLTELVDDLAYGIEALRTQAAHESAQKALEASERQLALVLNNVSDVVFTIAVESDGGFHFAWVNHRFLDLTGLSEDQIIGARVQDVIPEPALTMVVGKYREAIETGRPAHWEEASEYPAGRRIGQVTVVPALDSSGTCSQLVGVVHDVTEREEAARALEESERQYRELVENANSIILRWARDGRVTFLNEFGQKFFGYSSDEIVGRHVMDTIVPATDTAGRDMAELMEEILSDPVAFEQSVNENMRRDGQSVWISWTNRIVCDADGEVSEILSVGTDITARRRAEQAIRDLNATLEQRVAERTAELAVAKDRAEAADRVKSAFLATMSHELRTPLNSIIGFTGIMLQKLAGPLTAEQSKQLGMVRDSSRHLLALINDVLDISKIEAGQLQVSREHFDLPGTIKKAVATVAPLAEKKGLDLRIEVAPEIGDMLSDPRRIEQVLLNLLNNAIKFTDDGVVTLTADIVPGASPAAPSTIRIAVADTGIGIRAEDMGQLFQSFRQIDTGLARQHEGTGLGLSICRRLAELLGGEMNAASELGTGSVFTLTLPAEGLVEA; from the coding sequence ATGCATGCGCGCGATGAAGAACAGCTGCTGTCCCAGGTCTGCGATGCCATCGTGAACACGGGTGGCTACCCTTTCGTTTGGGTTGGCTACGCCGAACAGGATGCGTCAAGAACAGTGCGGCCGATGGCCGTGGCTGGGGCCCGGCGAGAGGATGCGGAGGCACTGGGCGTCACGTGGAGTGACACCGAGTGTGGACGCGGTCCGACAGGTGCTGCGATTCGCATGGGGCGGCCCGTCATCACTCGAGACATTGCCGGCGACCAGGTCTTCGACCCATGGCGCGAGGCCGTTGTGAAGTTCGGCGTCGCGTCGTCGATCGCTCTCCCCCTCTCCGCACGGGGCCAAGTCTTCGGCGCGCTGACAATCTATGCCACGCATGTTGATGCCTTTGATGCGGCCGAGGTTGCCCTTCTGACCGAACTGGTCGACGACCTGGCCTACGGCATCGAGGCTTTGCGCACCCAAGCTGCCCATGAAAGCGCCCAGAAGGCGCTGGAGGCGAGCGAGCGTCAGCTGGCGTTGGTCCTCAATAACGTCTCCGATGTCGTATTCACCATAGCCGTGGAATCTGACGGCGGATTCCACTTCGCCTGGGTCAACCACCGCTTCTTGGACCTGACCGGGCTCTCCGAAGACCAGATCATCGGCGCCCGCGTTCAAGACGTCATCCCGGAGCCGGCGCTCACCATGGTCGTCGGCAAGTACCGGGAGGCGATTGAAACTGGACGGCCTGCCCACTGGGAAGAGGCCTCCGAATATCCCGCCGGCAGGAGAATCGGTCAGGTCACGGTCGTTCCCGCACTCGATTCCTCCGGAACCTGCAGCCAGCTCGTGGGCGTCGTTCACGACGTGACCGAGCGCGAGGAGGCCGCGCGCGCGCTGGAGGAGAGCGAGCGTCAGTACCGTGAGCTGGTGGAGAACGCCAACAGCATCATCCTTCGCTGGGCGCGCGACGGGCGGGTCACCTTCCTCAATGAGTTCGGCCAGAAGTTCTTCGGCTACTCCTCCGATGAGATCGTCGGCCGCCACGTCATGGACACCATCGTTCCGGCGACGGACACTGCGGGACGCGACATGGCCGAGCTCATGGAGGAGATCCTGTCCGACCCGGTGGCCTTCGAGCAAAGCGTCAACGAGAACATGCGTCGTGATGGGCAGAGCGTCTGGATCTCCTGGACGAATCGGATCGTGTGCGACGCCGACGGCGAGGTTTCCGAAATCCTGAGCGTCGGCACCGACATCACGGCGCGGCGACGCGCCGAGCAGGCCATCAGGGATTTGAATGCCACTCTCGAGCAGCGCGTGGCCGAGCGTACCGCCGAACTGGCCGTCGCCAAAGACCGCGCGGAGGCGGCGGACCGAGTGAAGTCTGCCTTCCTGGCGACTATGTCGCACGAACTCCGCACGCCGCTCAACTCAATCATCGGTTTCACCGGCATCATGCTCCAGAAGCTGGCGGGACCACTCACCGCCGAGCAGAGCAAGCAGTTGGGAATGGTACGCGACAGCTCCCGGCATCTTCTCGCGCTGATCAACGACGTCCTCGACATCTCCAAGATCGAGGCCGGGCAACTGCAGGTGAGTCGCGAGCATTTCGACCTTCCTGGCACGATCAAGAAGGCGGTGGCCACGGTGGCGCCTCTTGCGGAGAAGAAGGGGCTGGACCTGCGAATCGAGGTTGCCCCGGAGATCGGTGACATGCTGAGCGATCCGCGGCGCATCGAGCAAGTGCTGCTCAACCTCCTGAACAACGCGATCAAGTTTACCGATGACGGGGTGGTCACCCTGACCGCGGACATCGTGCCCGGCGCCAGCCCAGCCGCGCCGTCTACGATTCGCATCGCGGTCGCCGATACCGGAATCGGCATAAGGGCAGAAGACATGGGGCAGCTCTTCCAGTCGTTCCGGCAGATCGACACCGGCCTTGCCCGTCAACACGAAGGCACTGGTCTGGGGCTGTCCATCTGCCGACGACTCGCCGAGCTCCTTGGCGGGGAGATGAACGCGGCGAGTGAGTTGGGTACGGGAAGCGTCTTCACACTTACGCTGCCCGCGGAAGGACTGGTGGAGGCATGA